TGCCTGGCTGGGCTTGCTCACCTTGATCGTCCTGGAAATCGTCCTGGGCATCGACAACCTGGTCTTCATCGCCATCCTCGCCGACAAGCTGCCGCCCGCGCAGCGCGACAAGGCGCGCGTCATCGGCCTGTCGCTGGCGCTGATCATGCGCCTGGGCCTCCTGGCCAGCATCTCCTGGATGGTCACCCTCACCGAACCGTTGTTCGAGGTATTCGGCAAGGCCTTCTCCGGCCGCGACCTCATCATGCTGTTCGGCGGTATCTTCCTGCTGTTCAAGGCCACCACCGAGCTGCACGAACGCATCGAGGGCCACACCCACAAGACCGGGGGCAGCCGCACCTACGCCGCCTTCTGGCCGGTGGTGGCGCAGATCGTGGTGCTCGACGCCGTGTTCTCGCTGGACGCCGTCATCACCGCGGTGGGCATGGTCGAGCACCTGAGCGTGATGATGATCGCCGTGATCATCTCCATCGGCCTGATGCTGGTGGCGAGCAAGCCGCTGACCGCCTTCGTCAACGCCCACCCCACGGTGATCATGCTGTGCCTGGGCTTCCTGATGATGATCGGCCTGAGCCTGACCGCCGAAGGCCTGGGTTTCCACATTCCCAAGGGCTATCTGTACGCCGCCATCGGCTTCTCGATCCTCATCGAGCTGGCCAACCAGGTGGTGCGCTGGAAACGCAAACGCCAGTTGCACGAGCGGCATGGCATGCGCGAGCGCACCTCCCAGGCCGTGCTGCGGCTCTTGGGCGGGCGCCTGCGTGAAGACGAGGTGGACGAGGACATCGCCGAGCTGATGGATGGCGAGAAGGGCGAAGGCCCGGTGTTCGATCGCCGGGAGCGGTTGATGATCAGCGGCGTGCTGCAACTGGGCGAGCGCCCGGTGCGTGCGGTGATGACCGCCCGTGCCGATGTCGACATCCTCGATGCCGACGCCGCCCCGGAGCGCCTGCGCGAGCAACTGCTGGCCTCGGCCCACTCGCGTCTGCCGCTGGTGGTAAACGGCAACATCGACGAACCCCTGGGCTACGTGCACAAGAAGGAGCTGTTCGCCGACATCCTGCAGGGCCAGACCCCCGACCTGCGCAATCGCGTACGTACCCCCATCCACCTGCCGGCTCAGGCCACGGTGCTCAGCGCCCTGGAACAGTTGCGTGCGGCCTCGACCCACGTGGCCTTCGTGGTCAACGAATTCGGCGGCTTCGAAGGCCTGCTGACCCTCACCGACATCCTCGAGGCCATCGCCGGCGAATTGCCGGACGCCAGCGAGGACAGCCTGCCGGAGCTGGAAAAGGTGGAGAACGGCTATCGCGCCAGCGGCGGCCTGAATCTGCATCCGCTGGCCCAGCGCACCGGCTTCCAGGTGGAGGAAAACGAGGACTATCAGACCCTGGGCGGATTGGTGGTGGACCTGCTGGGACGTCTGCCGACGGTGGGCGACCGCCTGGAATACCAGGGCTGGCAACTGACGGTCGAGTCGGTCAAGGATCGGCGGATCGGCTGGATCCGCCTGGAGCGACCCGCCTCCGAGTGAGGCGGGGTCTACTAGAACTAAGGGGTGATCGGCGGTTCCTGTTTGACTACAGGCGCCTCGGTCACCTTGCTGTTCTGCTCCTTGAGCAGGTCGCGGATTTCGGTCAGCAGTACCTGGTCCTTGGTCGGACCGGACGGTGCGGCTTCCTGATGCAGGCGCAGACGGTTGAGCACCTTGATCGCCATGAAGATGGCGAAGGCGATGATCACGAAGTCGAAGATGGTCTGCAGGAATTTGCCGTAGGACATCACCACCGCCGGCTTGTCGCCCACCGCCGCTCTCAGGGTGATCGCCAGCTGCGAGAAGTCCACGCCGCCCAGCAGCAGACCCAGCGGCGGCGTGATGATGTCGGCCACGAAGGACGACACTATCTTGCCGAAAGCGGCACCCAGGATGATACCGACCGCCAGGTCGACCACGTTGCCCCTCATGGCGAACTTCTTGAACTCGGCGAGAATACTCATGCTGCACTCCTTTGGATGATTTCGAAGAGAAGATAGCCGATTTTGACCGCTTCGCTCGGTTTTGGAGCCTCGCTAACGGTCTTTGGGTTCCCTGGTAGCGGCAAATTCCCTGGAAATCGGCAGCTGGTCGTGGCTGTCGCACTTTGGTGAAGGGCTTGGGTCCACCCTTGTACGACGAGGGCGGTGGCCTTCGCGACTTCAACATTCAGAGCCCAGGAGCCTCAGATGGTTGCCAAACACGACCTGCACAAAGACTTTCCCGAATATGCCGAGCAGCTCGATAGCCGTCCGCAGTCCGATCCGGCGTTCGCCAAGCTACTCGAGGATTACCAGGCGCTCGACCAGCAGATCCTCGACCTGGAAGCGGTGGAAGAGTCCAGCGGCGACGAAGAACTGGGTCGGCTGCGGCGCGAGCGCGTCCTGCTCAAGGACAAGATCGCCCAGCAGCTGAAATACCCCTCCTAGAGACCCAGGCCCGGCGCCTGTCGTCGGGCTTCGCTTATCGCGATTGGCAAGGGCGTTTGGCGTTGCCATGATGGCTCCTTCAGGAGAGGAGCCGATGACAGACGAAGAGGCGATGTACCTACAGTGGCACCTATGGATCACCGAAGCGGCCGTGGAAGAGCAACGCCGCCGAGTGCACCGGGAATTCGCGGAATACAGCCGCCTGCTGGCCTGCCAGCACCGCCTGGAGCAGGAGCTCTGGCAACAGTCGCTACCGAGCTGGCTGCGGAACAGCGATACCGGGGTGTCGATGCTAAAACACTGATTCTAGAAACACTGGCCAAACATTCGGCCTTGAAAAGCTCGTGCTGAACGACGAGTGACGCTTGGTGGTCAATCGGGTACCCCAAACGAGTTTCACGGGGTGAGCGAGGTTACTCCGGCCTACCTGGCCCTCCCAACGAGGATGTCCCCATGAAGCGTACCGCTTTGATCGCCCTGATGATGTTTGCCGCCGCACCCGTATTCGCCAAGGATCTCTGTAGCATCCAGCTGCAGAAGCTGGACGATGCCAGCAAGATGAAAACCAACATGATCGGCCCGGGCAGTTCCCAGGCGCAGCAGATCGCCAACTTCCGCAAGAACGCCATGGAAGCCCACAAGGCCGGTGATGAGAAGACTTGCATCGCCCAGGCCAACCAGGCACTGACCATGCTGCGTCAACCGGGCGAGGGCAACTAGTCTTCAAGCCGGCAGGCCAAAGAGGCGCGCTCCCCAGGATCGCGCCTTTTTACTGTCTATGTATCCAGTCGTGGTATGCTCAGAGCCTTTCCTTCTCGACTGGAGAATTCCGCCATGGCCAAGGCCAAGCGTCTCTACGGCTGCACCGAATGCGGTGCCACCTTTCCCAAATGGGCAGGCCAGTGCGGCGAGTGCGGCGCCTGGAACACCCTGGTGGAAACCATCGTCGAGACCTCCGCCGTGCCCTCCGGGCGGGCCGGTTGGGCCGGTCAGCAGGCGACGATCAAGACCCTGGCCGAAGTCAGTGTCGAGGAAACCCCGCGCTTCACCACCGATTCCACCGAGTTGGACCGCGTGCTCGGTGGTGGCCTGGTGGACGGCTCCGTGGTGCTGATCGGCGGTGACCCTGGCATCGGCAAGTCCACCATCCTCTTGCAGACCCTTTGCCATCTCGCCGCGCGCATGCCGGCGCTCTATGTCACCGGTGAGGAATCCCAGCAGCAGGTGGCCATGCGCGCTCGCCGCCTGGGTCTGCCGGAAGACAAGCTCAAGGTGATGACCGAGACCTGCATCGAGACCATCGTCGCCACTGCGCGCCAGGAAAAGCCGCGAGTCATGGTGATCGACTCCATCCAGACCATCTTCACCGAGCAACTGCAATCCGCCCCTGGCGGCGTGGCCCAGGTGCGCGAGAGCGCGGCCCTGCTGGTGCGCTTCGCCAAGCAGACCGGCACCGCCATCTTCCTGGTCGGCCACGTCACCAAGGAAGGCGCCCTGGCGGGACCGCGGGTGCTCGAGCACATGGTCGATACCGTGCTCTATTTCGAGGGCGAATCCGATGGCCGCCTGCGGATGCTGCGGGCGGTGAAGAACCGTTTCGGCGCGGTCAACGAACTAGGCGTGTTCGGCATGACCGACAAGGGCCTCAAGGAGGTCTCCAACCCCTCGGCGATCTTTCTCAATCGCGCCCAGGAGGCGGTGGCCGGCAGCGTGGTCATGGCCACCTGGGAGGGCTCGCGGCCCATGCTGGTCGAGGTGCAGGCGCTGGTCGACACCAGTCACCTGGCCAACCCACGGCGGGTCACCGTCGGCCTGGATCAGAATCGCCTGGCCATGCTGCTGGCAGTGCTGCATCGCCATGGCAGCATTCCCACCTACGACCAGGACGTCTTCATCAACGTGGTCGGAGGGGTGAAGGTGCTGGAAACGGCGGTCGACCTGGCGCTGATGTCCGCGGTGATCTCCAGCCTGAGGGATCGCGCCCTGCCGCACGACCTGCTGGTGTTCGGCGAGATCGGCCTGTCCGGCGAGATCCGCCCGGTACCCAGTGGCCAGGAGCGCTTGAAGGAGGCCGCCAAACACGGCTTCAAGCGGGCCATCGTGCCCAAGGGCAATGCGCCCAAGGACCCGCCGCCGGGCTTGCAGGTAGTGGCGGTGACCCGCCTGGAGCAGGCGCTGGATGCGCTGTTCGAATAGCGCTGGGCAGCATTTGTAATATTTTTTAAAACTCTCGGCGGGGCAGGGTGGTCTATCAGGCGCTTCCATGACCCTGGATACCCGCCATGTCTCGTTTGCTCGCGCTTTCCGTATTCCTTGCCGGCCTCGCTACCAGTGCCCTGGTCCAGGCCGCCGATCCCAGTGGCTCCGCCCCGGCCAGCCTGGAAGTGGATCAGCTCGAATGGCAGCGCGCCGACGAGGGCAGCGTCTTCAACTGGGACCTGGAAGGCTGGGCCTTCGGCAGGGGCGCCAACCGCCTGGATTTCCGCAGCCAGGGCGAACGCACCAACGGCCATACCGAGCAGGCCGAGGTGCAGGCGCTCTGGGGACATGAACTGACCAAGGGCTGGGGCAGCGTCGCCGGCATCCGCCAGGACTTCAAGCCCGGCTCACCGCAGACCTGGGCTGCGCTGGGCATCCAGGAGCACGACCCCGAGGATCTCGACATCGAGATCACCGCCTTCTTCGGCGAGAACAACCAGACGGCGCTGCGCCTGGAGGCCGAATACGACTGGTCCCTGACCCAGCGGCTGATCCTCCAGCCCCATACCGAACTGAACTTCTATGGCCGTAACGATGAAGCCCGCGGGCAGGGCGCGGGCTTCGCCGAGAGCGAAGCCGGGCTGCGGCTGAGATACCAGGTGACCCCCGAGATCGCGCCCTACGTCGGCGTATCCTGGAACGCGACCCACGGCAACACGGCCGCCATGGCGCGGGAAGAGGGCGAAGACACCCACGACGCCCGCCTGGTGGTGGGTCTGCATCTGGAGTTCTAGTGTCTAGGCACCCTTGGGTTTTGCTGCGCTCAACCCGACTCACGATGACCGTAGGTTGGGTTGAGACGGCTCTATCGTCGAAGCCCAACAGGCAGCGTTGAAACCTGGGCACCGTTGGGCTGCGCTAACGCTCAACCCAACCTACGGGTGCCGGCCCCGGGTGTAGGTTGGGTTGAGAAGGCTCCATCGTCGAAGCCCAACAGGCAGCGTTGAAGCCTGGGCACCGTTGGGCTTCGCTAACGCTCAACCCAACCTACGGGTGCCGGCCCCTGGTGTAGGTTGGGTTGAGACGGCTCCATCGTCGAAGCCCAACAGGCAGCGTTGACGCCTGGGCATCGTTGGGCTTCGCTTTCGCTCAACCCAACCATCCATGTTCTGCTTAGCGCGTCCCCAAAGCCGCCAATTCGCGCTCCAGCAGCGTCTCGTCGCCGAGATTCAACTCCACCAGGCGCCGCAAGTGGCTGATGGAATCCAGATCGATCTGCCGGCAGGCGAAGGCCAGTTGCACCGACGTTTCCCGGACCAGTTCCACCTCCATGGTCACCTGGGTCTCGTCGTTCAGCAGGATCTTCAGGTGATAAGCCGCGCTCGCTTGGGGTTCCCACTCCGCGGGTCGGCTCAGCAGCACGCCCTTGAGCGAGATGTCGTCCACGGATACCGCCCACTGGCGCTCACCCTGGTGCAACTGTGCAGGTGCATCGAAGCTGAAGCGGGTAAAGCGGCGACGCTCGTTGGTGTCGTTCATGCGCTGACTTCCTGAGGTTTCCTGATCACTGTAGACGACCCTGGTCGTCCCGTTATCGACTTCGGGTACGAGGGTAGCGGGCCGCGCCCGGTGGAGCCAGAGCGAGACGGCTCGTCGGTCGTCTGGATGCGAGTAGTGGCTCTATAGTCAGACGTTGCCCGAGTCCTCCGCGCGCCAGCCGTATTGGCGGGCATGGCGAACCAGATCGGCCGGCTTCTGGATATCCAGCTTGCGCCGGATGCTCAGGCGATGGGTTTCCACCGTGCGCACGCTGAGCTGCAGGCGCTGGGCCATGGCCTTGTTGTTGCAGCCCTGGGCCATCAATACCAGCACCTGGCGCTCGCGTGGCGTGAGTTCGTGTTCGCTGGCCCCCCCTTCGCCCAGGCGGGCGGCGATGGAGTCGCTGTAGAAGCGCCCGCCCACAGCCAGCGCCTCGACCGCGGCGATGATCTCTTCGGAGGGAGCATCCTTGAGCACATAGCCGGCCGCCCCGACGCGCAGCGAGGTGCTCACGTACTCGCGATTGTCGTACATGCTCAGGATCAGCACCCGGGCGCGGGGCGCCCGCTCGGCGATCTGGGCGGTCAGCTCCAGGCCGTTCATGTCCTTGAGGCCGATGTCCACCAGCAGGATGTCCGGATCCAGGCGCTCCAGCAGGTCGAGGGCCTCCTCGCCACTGCTGGCTTCGCCCACCACGGCGAAGCGCTCGATGGTGCCGAGCAAGGCCCGGACCCCGGCGCGGACCAGCGCATGGTCATCGACCAGGACGATGCGGATCGGCGTCATGTCGGACTCTCTTCGTCGGCGGGGAGGTCGGAGCGTAGCAGAACCACGTCCAGGGTCGTGCCGCCGGGCCCCGACTGGATGGCGCACCGCCCGCCGAACAATTCCACCCGCTCGCGGATGTTGCGCAGGCCGATGCCGCCACTGAGGTGGTCCACCTGGCTGGTGTCGAAGCCGCGGCCGTCATCGTGCACGGTCAGGCAGATCCAGCGGCCACGGCGTTGCAGATCGATGATGACGTGCCGGGCCGCGGCATGGCGTTCGATATTGGTCAGGGCTTCTTGCACGATGCGGAACAGGGCGACGTCCAGGTCGCCACCGGGCGGGCTGCCCTCCAGGCGCTGCCGGTAGTCCACCGTCAGCCCGCTGCGTTGACGGAATTCCTCGACCAACTGACCAAGGGCCGCGGGCAGGCCGAGGGTATCCAGCAGCGAGGGATGCAGATCGTGGGAGATACGCCGGATTTCACCGATGGCCGCCGCCAGTCGCTGGGTCCCCTCGCGCAGTGTCTCGCCGGCGCTGGCCTTGCCCGCGCCCAGTTCGCGGCTGGCCAATTCGAACTGGAACTTGATGGAGACCAGCAACTGGCTGATGCCGTCGTGCAGCTCCCGCGACAGGCGCGAGCGTTCCTCCTCCTGGGAGGTGATGAGTCTCTGGGTCAACTGCTTGAGCTTGCGGTCGGCCAGGCGATGCTCGCTGACGTTGAGCGTCAGTCCACCGGCGAACACCAGCAGCACCGCCACCAGGGCCACCCCGGCGCTGGCCAGCAGGGTGGTACGAATCCCTGCCGCCACGTCGTAGCGTACCTGGGCCAGGGCGGCGTCCACGTCGTCCAGATAGAGACCGGTACCGAGTATCCAGCCCCAACGCTGCAGCTGGGTCACATAGGCCAGCTTTTCCGCCATCTGGCCGCTGGAGGGCTTTTGCCAGCCATAGCGCTGGAAGCCATCACCCTGGCTGGCACTGCGCAGCAGCGCCTGGATTACCAGCAGGCCATTGCCGTCGGTGAGCCGCCAGAGATCCTGGCCGACCAATTCCGGCTGACGCGGGTGCATGAGGTTGCGCCCGTGCTGGTCGTAGACGAAGAAATAGCCATCGCTGCCGAAATTCAGGCTGGCCAGCAGTGCCAGTACCTTGGCCTTGGTCTCCTCATCGTTGCGCCCGCTGCCATAGAGCGGCTGGATGGCGCTGACGCCCATCTCCACGTAGTTGCGCAGTTCGGCCTTCTTGCTGCTGAGAATGCTGTGTTCGAGCAGGTGCGCCTGCTGTTCGCCGAGGCGCTGGCTCTGCTCCAGCACCACCAGGCAGACCGCCGCCACCGCCAGTAGCAGGGGCAGCAGTCCAAGGGCGACCATCTTGTATTTGAGCTGCATCGGGACTCGCCTGAGTGGCGTCTACGTAGAACTACGTAGTGGGCCTTGGGTAGTTCTGCGAATTTCGCTGTCGCGTCGAGCCGCCGATAGTAATATTGCTCCGCTGTGGGCTCTCAGAGCCTGTTCAAAGGCTGCTGCGCGTCGGCCAACCTGCGTTGAAAACGGCTTCGGAATGCTCATTTACCCTGCGTAAACTCCGCTTCCTCAGCCATTTTCGCCTTGTTTGGCTCTAGCTCGCGAGCCTTTGAACAGGCTCTTACAATAACAAGTATCGCCGTGGCCGCTCTTGCGCGCGCGGCAGGAGAATAAGAATGACCCGAATGGCCAGCCATCTAGCCTGGTTCGCCGTCGCCGTACTGGGCGCCTTCGCGCTGGGTACCGTGGCGCTGAGTCGAGGCGAAGCGATCAACGCCCTCTGGATCGTGGTCGCCGCCGTGGCGATCTACCTCGTCGCCTATCGCTACTACAGCCTGTTCATCGCCACCAAGGTGATGGGGCTCGATGCCAAGCGTGCCACGCCCGCCGTGCTCAACAACGACGGCCTGGACTACGTGCCCACCAACAAGCACATCCTCTTCGGCCACCACTTCGCCGCCATCGCCGGTGCCGGTCCGCTGGTGGGCCCGGTGCTCGCCGCCCAGATGGGCTATCTGCCCGGCACCCTCTGGCTGATCGCCGGGGTGGTCTTCGCCGGCGCGGTGCAGGACTTCATGATCCTGTTCCTCTCCACTCGCCGCAATGGTCGCTCCCTGGGCGACATGGTGCGCGAGGAGATGGGTCGCATCCCCGGCACCATCGCGCTGTTCGGCTGCTTCCTGATCATGATCATCATCCTCGCCGTGCTGGCGCTGATCGTGGTCAAGGCCCTGGCCGAGAGCCCCTGGGGCATGTTCACGGTGATCGCCACCCTGCCGATCGCCATGTTCATGGGTGTCTACATGAGATACATCCGCCCCGGCCGCATCGGCGAGATCTCGCTGATCGGCGTGGTGCTGCTGCTGGCTTCCATCTGGGCCGGTGGCGTGGTCGCCGCCGATCCGGTGTGGGGCCCGGCCTTCACCTTCACCGGCGTGCAGATCACCTGGATGCTGATCGGCTACGGCTTCGTCGCCGCCGTGCTGCCGGTCTGGCTGGTGCTGGCCCCGCGTGACTACCTGTCCACCTTCCTCAAGATCGGCACCATCATCGCCCTGGCCATCGGCATCCTGGTGACCATGCCGATGCTCAAGATGCCGGCCCTGACCCAGTTCGTCGACGGCACCGGTCCGGTGTGGAAGGGCACCCTGTTCCCCTTCCTGTTCATCACCATCGCCTGTGGCGCGGTGTCCGGCTTCCATGCGCTGATCAGCTCGGGCACCACGCCCAAACTGATCGCCAAGGAGACCCATGCCCGCTACATCGGCTATGGCGCCATGCTGATGGAATCCTTCGTCGCCATCATGGCCATGGTCGCCGCCTCGGTGATCGAGCCGGGTGTCTACTTCGCCATGAACAGCCCGGCTGCCGTGGTCGGTGCCGACGTGGTATCGGTGGCCGCCAAGATCAGCACCTGGGGCTTCGTGGTGACGCCCGAGATGCTGCAGGCCACCGCCACCGAGATCGGCGAGCACACCATCCTGGCCCGTGCCGGTGGCGCTCCGACCCTAGCGGTGGGCATCGCCCAGATCATGCACAACGTGCTGCCGGGCGAGAACACCATGGCCTTCTGGTA
The window above is part of the Pseudomonas oryzihabitans genome. Proteins encoded here:
- a CDS encoding cache domain-containing protein codes for the protein MQLKYKMVALGLLPLLLAVAAVCLVVLEQSQRLGEQQAHLLEHSILSSKKAELRNYVEMGVSAIQPLYGSGRNDEETKAKVLALLASLNFGSDGYFFVYDQHGRNLMHPRQPELVGQDLWRLTDGNGLLVIQALLRSASQGDGFQRYGWQKPSSGQMAEKLAYVTQLQRWGWILGTGLYLDDVDAALAQVRYDVAAGIRTTLLASAGVALVAVLLVFAGGLTLNVSEHRLADRKLKQLTQRLITSQEEERSRLSRELHDGISQLLVSIKFQFELASRELGAGKASAGETLREGTQRLAAAIGEIRRISHDLHPSLLDTLGLPAALGQLVEEFRQRSGLTVDYRQRLEGSPPGGDLDVALFRIVQEALTNIERHAAARHVIIDLQRRGRWICLTVHDDGRGFDTSQVDHLSGGIGLRNIRERVELFGGRCAIQSGPGGTTLDVVLLRSDLPADEESPT
- the radA gene encoding DNA repair protein RadA, whose amino-acid sequence is MAKAKRLYGCTECGATFPKWAGQCGECGAWNTLVETIVETSAVPSGRAGWAGQQATIKTLAEVSVEETPRFTTDSTELDRVLGGGLVDGSVVLIGGDPGIGKSTILLQTLCHLAARMPALYVTGEESQQQVAMRARRLGLPEDKLKVMTETCIETIVATARQEKPRVMVIDSIQTIFTEQLQSAPGGVAQVRESAALLVRFAKQTGTAIFLVGHVTKEGALAGPRVLEHMVDTVLYFEGESDGRLRMLRAVKNRFGAVNELGVFGMTDKGLKEVSNPSAIFLNRAQEAVAGSVVMATWEGSRPMLVEVQALVDTSHLANPRRVTVGLDQNRLAMLLAVLHRHGSIPTYDQDVFINVVGGVKVLETAVDLALMSAVISSLRDRALPHDLLVFGEIGLSGEIRPVPSGQERLKEAAKHGFKRAIVPKGNAPKDPPPGLQVVAVTRLEQALDALFE
- a CDS encoding YdcH family protein, which produces MVAKHDLHKDFPEYAEQLDSRPQSDPAFAKLLEDYQALDQQILDLEAVEESSGDEELGRLRRERVLLKDKIAQQLKYPS
- a CDS encoding carbon starvation CstA family protein, encoding MTRMASHLAWFAVAVLGAFALGTVALSRGEAINALWIVVAAVAIYLVAYRYYSLFIATKVMGLDAKRATPAVLNNDGLDYVPTNKHILFGHHFAAIAGAGPLVGPVLAAQMGYLPGTLWLIAGVVFAGAVQDFMILFLSTRRNGRSLGDMVREEMGRIPGTIALFGCFLIMIIILAVLALIVVKALAESPWGMFTVIATLPIAMFMGVYMRYIRPGRIGEISLIGVVLLLASIWAGGVVAADPVWGPAFTFTGVQITWMLIGYGFVAAVLPVWLVLAPRDYLSTFLKIGTIIALAIGILVTMPMLKMPALTQFVDGTGPVWKGTLFPFLFITIACGAVSGFHALISSGTTPKLIAKETHARYIGYGAMLMESFVAIMAMVAASVIEPGVYFAMNSPAAVVGADVVSVAAKISTWGFVVTPEMLQATATEIGEHTILARAGGAPTLAVGIAQIMHNVLPGENTMAFWYHFAILFEALFILTAVDAGTRAGRFMLQDLLGSFVPALKRTDSWTANVIGTAGCVALWGWLLYQGVVDPLGGINTLWPLFGISNQMLAGIALMLGSVVLIKMKRQRYVWVTLVPAVWLLICTTTASLIKLFDANPAVGFLALAKKYSTALAQGQVIAPAKNMDQMQHIVFNAYTNATLSVLFLVVVMSILFFSIKVGRAALAKPERSDRETPFQPVAGV
- a CDS encoding TerC family protein, producing MEWIADPTAWLGLLTLIVLEIVLGIDNLVFIAILADKLPPAQRDKARVIGLSLALIMRLGLLASISWMVTLTEPLFEVFGKAFSGRDLIMLFGGIFLLFKATTELHERIEGHTHKTGGSRTYAAFWPVVAQIVVLDAVFSLDAVITAVGMVEHLSVMMIAVIISIGLMLVASKPLTAFVNAHPTVIMLCLGFLMMIGLSLTAEGLGFHIPKGYLYAAIGFSILIELANQVVRWKRKRQLHERHGMRERTSQAVLRLLGGRLREDEVDEDIAELMDGEKGEGPVFDRRERLMISGVLQLGERPVRAVMTARADVDILDADAAPERLREQLLASAHSRLPLVVNGNIDEPLGYVHKKELFADILQGQTPDLRNRVRTPIHLPAQATVLSALEQLRAASTHVAFVVNEFGGFEGLLTLTDILEAIAGELPDASEDSLPELEKVENGYRASGGLNLHPLAQRTGFQVEENEDYQTLGGLVVDLLGRLPTVGDRLEYQGWQLTVESVKDRRIGWIRLERPASE
- a CDS encoding copper resistance protein B translates to MSRLLALSVFLAGLATSALVQAADPSGSAPASLEVDQLEWQRADEGSVFNWDLEGWAFGRGANRLDFRSQGERTNGHTEQAEVQALWGHELTKGWGSVAGIRQDFKPGSPQTWAALGIQEHDPEDLDIEITAFFGENNQTALRLEAEYDWSLTQRLILQPHTELNFYGRNDEARGQGAGFAESEAGLRLRYQVTPEIAPYVGVSWNATHGNTAAMAREEGEDTHDARLVVGLHLEF
- a CDS encoding PilZ domain-containing protein, translating into MNDTNERRRFTRFSFDAPAQLHQGERQWAVSVDDISLKGVLLSRPAEWEPQASAAYHLKILLNDETQVTMEVELVRETSVQLAFACRQIDLDSISHLRRLVELNLGDETLLERELAALGTR
- the mscL gene encoding large-conductance mechanosensitive channel protein MscL, yielding MSILAEFKKFAMRGNVVDLAVGIILGAAFGKIVSSFVADIITPPLGLLLGGVDFSQLAITLRAAVGDKPAVVMSYGKFLQTIFDFVIIAFAIFMAIKVLNRLRLHQEAAPSGPTKDQVLLTEIRDLLKEQNSKVTEAPVVKQEPPITP
- a CDS encoding response regulator, translating into MTPIRIVLVDDHALVRAGVRALLGTIERFAVVGEASSGEEALDLLERLDPDILLVDIGLKDMNGLELTAQIAERAPRARVLILSMYDNREYVSTSLRVGAAGYVLKDAPSEEIIAAVEALAVGGRFYSDSIAARLGEGGASEHELTPRERQVLVLMAQGCNNKAMAQRLQLSVRTVETHRLSIRRKLDIQKPADLVRHARQYGWRAEDSGNV